A window of Paenibacillus sp. 19GGS1-52 contains these coding sequences:
- a CDS encoding DUF3502 domain-containing protein has product MKGKKIVSSLIAVLMLTGLLSACSSNKESDSNTSPDASGTPAAATEVGGVDISKEAKLVYYLWGSEGVANKAILAEINKKLKADLNATIEVKYIDWPDTATKYPLLFASGEEFDMSHASPGAPVSYFTLASQGALVDITDMLGKVAPKLKAEIPESVWKNTEYKGKIYGVPSLYSEFTPAGYAYRSDLLKKYGMDKITSLDDMTKYMDNVVANESFPPLNGKAEDAQNMFRMLVDTTDMWLDAPGISLNELNLVTKSPEDYKTVMHPAFTQEFEDWAVKMREWADKGYWEKDILSSSLGGKDNFRAANSAGYMTHAQDWIGQYGADLKSQPTSDPYFFTFAEANKKIKRKLGVDNSTVISTSSANPERSLMVIEKFMTDESYYNLIQYGIEGKQYVIENGVKKNPPGFNEKTDGGGFSAWSLRNDKFVIPSDTENPIRNTLFADWDKVAINDPYSGFSFDPANVTTEIASISNVNSQLGIQLMLGKTSKSPKEAVAEYRDQLKKAGVDKVIAEVEKQLAEFVPAK; this is encoded by the coding sequence ATGAAAGGTAAAAAGATTGTGTCTTCATTAATTGCCGTTCTCATGCTTACCGGTTTATTGTCAGCCTGTTCATCCAACAAGGAAAGTGATTCCAACACTTCTCCGGATGCTTCCGGAACTCCGGCAGCAGCAACTGAAGTTGGCGGCGTTGATATTTCCAAGGAAGCCAAGTTAGTGTATTACCTCTGGGGCAGTGAAGGTGTTGCCAACAAGGCCATTCTTGCGGAAATTAACAAGAAACTTAAGGCAGATCTGAACGCTACCATTGAAGTGAAATATATTGATTGGCCGGATACGGCTACTAAATACCCGTTGTTATTCGCTTCTGGTGAAGAGTTTGATATGTCGCATGCCTCTCCTGGAGCGCCAGTTTCTTATTTTACATTAGCTAGCCAAGGCGCTTTAGTGGATATCACGGATATGCTCGGCAAAGTGGCTCCTAAGCTGAAAGCGGAAATTCCTGAAAGTGTATGGAAGAACACCGAATATAAAGGCAAAATCTATGGGGTTCCTAGTTTATATAGCGAATTCACTCCAGCTGGTTATGCCTATCGTTCAGACTTGCTGAAGAAATACGGCATGGACAAAATTACCTCATTGGATGATATGACGAAATACATGGATAATGTTGTCGCTAATGAATCTTTCCCGCCACTTAATGGTAAAGCGGAAGATGCACAGAATATGTTCAGAATGCTGGTAGATACCACTGATATGTGGCTTGATGCACCTGGTATCTCTTTAAATGAGCTTAACCTGGTTACCAAAAGTCCTGAGGACTATAAAACCGTCATGCATCCAGCTTTCACCCAGGAGTTTGAAGATTGGGCAGTGAAGATGCGTGAATGGGCGGATAAAGGGTATTGGGAGAAAGATATTCTTTCCTCAAGTCTGGGTGGCAAAGATAACTTTAGAGCAGCAAACTCTGCCGGTTATATGACCCATGCTCAGGACTGGATTGGCCAATATGGTGCAGATTTGAAGTCACAGCCAACATCTGATCCTTACTTCTTTACCTTCGCTGAAGCTAATAAGAAGATCAAACGTAAATTGGGCGTAGATAACTCTACCGTTATCAGCACAAGTTCGGCAAATCCAGAACGCTCACTGATGGTTATTGAGAAGTTTATGACCGATGAAAGCTACTACAACCTTATTCAATACGGAATTGAAGGCAAGCAATATGTCATCGAAAACGGTGTCAAGAAGAACCCTCCAGGCTTCAATGAAAAAACAGATGGCGGCGGTTTCTCAGCTTGGTCATTGAGAAATGATAAATTTGTGATTCCAAGTGATACAGAAAACCCTATTCGCAACACCCTGTTCGCTGATTGGGATAAAGTGGCTATTAATGATCCTTACAGTGGCTTTAGCTTTGATCCAGCGAATGTGACAACAGAAATCGCTTCCATTTCCAACGTGAACTCACAGCTTGGTATTCAGCTGATGCTTGGCAAAACAAGCAAATCACCAAAAGAAGCGGTTGCAGAATACCGCGATCAGCTGAAAAAAGCAGGAGTTGACAAGGTCATTGCCGAAGTAGAAAAACAACTTGCTGAATTTGTTCCTGCTAAATAA
- a CDS encoding spore germination protein, producing the protein MNDTEIGKLSCRLESNIEQLHKLLGESSDLVIKELQLEQDTHVSLIYIDGLVDTQLFHNSILYSLQDSSSSELLRELDPEQKIEMMKKRILMAGDLSVIHDYSQFVHDMLSGNVMLLLDGTSTALRIGLPGWEDRNVSEPSSQTVVRGPMEGFTENLRTNTALVRRKIKDSHLWLETYQIGKVTQTSVSIMYLSNLANKDLVLEVKRRLTKIDTDSILESGYIEEFIQDKAATPFPTLYNSDRPDTIAAGILEGKVAILTDGTPFVLLAPTFFVAFFQSAEDYYQRSDISTLLRFVRFISFFITLLAPSLYVAITTYHQEMIPTTLVISLAAQREGVPFPAFVEALFMELTYEILREAGVRIPKNIGQAISIVGTLVIGQAAVAAGFISSAMVIIVSITAISSFVIPETGMAVAARMIRFVLIVLAGFIGLYGILCGIIVVVLHLASLRSFGMPYMSPFGPYNSNDLKDSIFRFPWPLLKTRPEENKTQDLTRQGTSNHEVAANEKKNK; encoded by the coding sequence ATGAATGATACGGAGATTGGTAAATTATCTTGCCGGTTGGAAAGCAACATTGAGCAGCTGCATAAATTGTTGGGTGAAAGCTCAGATTTGGTGATAAAAGAGTTGCAGTTGGAGCAGGATACTCATGTCTCTTTGATTTACATAGACGGTCTTGTGGATACACAGTTGTTTCATAACTCGATTTTGTATTCGCTGCAGGACAGCAGTTCCTCCGAACTGCTGCGGGAGCTCGATCCCGAGCAGAAGATTGAGATGATGAAGAAAAGGATATTGATGGCCGGCGATCTCTCCGTAATTCATGATTACAGCCAATTTGTCCACGATATGTTGTCCGGCAATGTCATGCTGCTCTTGGACGGGACATCCACCGCACTGCGGATCGGGTTGCCCGGCTGGGAGGACCGCAATGTAAGTGAGCCAAGTTCGCAAACGGTTGTGCGGGGGCCGATGGAAGGGTTCACCGAAAACTTGCGGACGAATACAGCGCTGGTCCGGCGGAAAATCAAAGACAGCCATTTATGGCTGGAAACCTATCAGATCGGCAAGGTGACTCAGACCAGCGTATCCATCATGTATCTCAGTAACTTAGCGAACAAAGATTTGGTGCTGGAGGTTAAGCGTCGACTGACAAAGATTGATACGGATAGTATTTTGGAGAGCGGATATATCGAGGAGTTTATTCAGGATAAGGCGGCTACGCCTTTCCCTACCCTATACAATAGTGATCGTCCCGATACGATCGCAGCGGGAATTTTGGAAGGCAAAGTGGCCATTCTTACCGATGGAACTCCTTTTGTACTGCTGGCCCCCACATTTTTTGTGGCCTTTTTTCAGTCGGCCGAAGATTATTACCAAAGATCCGATATTTCTACTTTGCTGAGGTTTGTTCGATTTATTTCATTTTTCATTACTTTGCTTGCGCCTTCTCTATATGTTGCGATTACTACCTATCATCAGGAGATGATCCCTACCACTCTTGTGATTAGTTTGGCAGCCCAACGGGAAGGTGTCCCTTTTCCAGCTTTTGTGGAGGCGCTGTTCATGGAGCTGACTTATGAGATTTTGCGGGAAGCAGGAGTGAGAATACCTAAAAATATCGGTCAGGCGATTTCCATAGTCGGTACACTGGTTATTGGGCAAGCGGCAGTTGCAGCGGGCTTTATTTCATCCGCCATGGTAATCATTGTATCCATTACGGCGATTTCAAGTTTTGTAATTCCGGAGACGGGGATGGCGGTAGCTGCGCGTATGATCCGTTTTGTACTTATTGTCCTAGCCGGATTTATCGGATTGTACGGAATCTTATGCGGTATTATTGTAGTCGTGCTGCATTTGGCGAGCTTGCGTTCGTTCGGAATGCCCTACATGAGTCCGTTCGGACCCTATAATTCAAATGATTTGAAGGACTCGATATTTCGATTTCCATGGCCTCTGTTGAAAACAAGGCCTGAAGAGAATAAAACACAAGACCTAACCCGTCAAGGTACATCCAATCATGAGGTAGCTGCAAATGAAAAGAAAAACAAGTGA
- a CDS encoding MarR family transcriptional regulator → MSRTILNTPFSDLFREVGMKIKRTADERLNELDLNSPQGRLIGYIYENQEKGVIQKDLAEHSNRRGASITSMLQGLEKKGYIERVVSEKDERQKNIYVLEKGALLVEEFNQIFTEVEASITSNLSPEEVETLQSLLIKVRSSL, encoded by the coding sequence ATGAGCAGGACCATTTTAAATACGCCTTTTTCGGATTTGTTCAGAGAGGTGGGCATGAAAATAAAAAGGACGGCTGATGAGAGGCTGAATGAGCTGGACCTAAACTCTCCGCAGGGACGTTTGATCGGTTATATCTATGAGAATCAAGAGAAAGGCGTTATTCAAAAGGACTTGGCGGAACACTCGAACAGAAGAGGGGCCAGCATTACCAGTATGCTTCAGGGGCTGGAGAAAAAAGGCTATATTGAGCGTGTAGTATCGGAGAAGGATGAACGGCAAAAAAATATTTATGTTTTGGAAAAAGGTGCTCTTTTAGTAGAAGAGTTTAATCAGATTTTCACTGAAGTAGAAGCAAGCATTACCAGCAACCTGAGCCCAGAAGAAGTTGAAACCTTACAATCCTTATTAATAAAAGTGAGATCAAGCTTATAA
- a CDS encoding ABC transporter permease subunit has protein sequence MARFKLTGGNIVREVMKNKVLFLMLSPVIVYFLIFHYAVMPGAYVAFVDYNLSKGIFGSHFIGLKNFEFLVQTGELWNITKNTLLYNIVFLALGNIIQILFAIMLSEISGKWFKKISQSVILLPNFISMVIVGVFAYNLFNFNSGFINTLLANGGLDRYEFYSDPGIWKYIIVAFKIWAGTGYGMIVYLATITGISHELYEAAYIDGATTWQRIRYMTLPILKPTFILLLLFGMGGILKGSFDLFYNLIGTNSVLYPQTDIIDTYVFRSLVGQFNFSMGAAVGFYQSLFGLILVLVVNYIVRKVEPDSALF, from the coding sequence TTGGCAAGGTTTAAGCTTACTGGTGGAAATATTGTCCGGGAAGTCATGAAGAACAAAGTTTTATTTCTTATGCTGTCACCTGTAATCGTATATTTTCTTATTTTTCACTATGCGGTGATGCCCGGGGCATATGTCGCATTTGTTGATTACAATCTCAGCAAGGGTATTTTCGGAAGTCACTTTATCGGCCTGAAGAATTTCGAGTTTTTGGTTCAAACAGGCGAACTCTGGAACATTACGAAAAATACGCTACTGTACAACATCGTCTTTCTAGCCTTGGGGAATATCATTCAGATCTTGTTTGCCATCATGCTATCGGAAATATCGGGCAAATGGTTCAAGAAAATTTCCCAATCGGTTATTCTCCTACCTAACTTTATTTCGATGGTTATCGTTGGTGTATTTGCTTACAACCTATTCAATTTCAACTCTGGATTTATCAATACATTACTTGCCAATGGCGGATTAGATCGTTATGAATTTTATTCCGATCCGGGCATCTGGAAGTATATTATTGTGGCCTTCAAAATCTGGGCAGGTACCGGATACGGAATGATTGTTTATTTGGCGACAATAACAGGCATTAGCCATGAGTTGTATGAGGCTGCTTATATCGATGGGGCGACCACCTGGCAGCGGATTCGCTACATGACTCTACCTATCCTGAAGCCTACGTTTATTCTGCTCCTGCTCTTCGGTATGGGTGGCATTCTAAAGGGTTCGTTTGATCTGTTCTACAATTTGATCGGAACTAACTCTGTGCTTTATCCACAGACGGATATCATTGATACCTATGTCTTCCGTTCCTTGGTGGGGCAATTCAACTTCTCCATGGGTGCGGCAGTGGGCTTCTACCAATCCTTATTCGGCCTGATTCTGGTGCTTGTAGTGAACTATATTGTACGTAAGGTCGAACCGGACAGTGCTTTGTTCTAA
- a CDS encoding MATE family efflux transporter: MTKEFTNQYYLETAPIKKAIAHLSIPMMIGMSVGTIYNVINAYFIGLLHNTSMLTAITLGLPIFTVLMAVGNVLGVGGGTFVTRLAGQKEAEKGKRIAGYAFYGSLIAGILLALVAFLAINPITRLLGADAATFDYTRTYVITLFAGGFTIVLNFALEQLVRSGGASKESMYGIFISTALSLIFDPLFILVLNWHVAGAALGMIVANMGSAIYYIYFLEKKSEHLRGFLRYFKISFKDKVEIYKIGVSELFQAAFIIVTTLLLNNFSMEYGDSVVAGFGVALRIVQVPEFLSMGLFLGLIPLFAFNFASKNLARLHSGITYAFVYIGSISIVFVGLVYLFRKSIIHLFSNDPSVLSVGTTILVAMLISALFNGFTGLFTSIFQSTGQGMATGVMSITQGVLYIPMLIALHYFFGLHGVIWSMTVTEVIMSIMGLTLFIIFNKKLKHTSSEEEPKGSIASPSV; this comes from the coding sequence ATGACCAAAGAATTTACGAATCAATATTATTTAGAAACGGCGCCGATCAAGAAGGCTATTGCCCATTTATCTATTCCTATGATGATAGGGATGTCTGTCGGAACCATTTACAATGTCATTAATGCTTATTTTATCGGCCTATTGCACAACACCAGTATGCTGACGGCGATTACGCTGGGATTGCCCATTTTTACAGTCTTGATGGCCGTTGGGAACGTGCTCGGGGTAGGCGGCGGAACCTTTGTTACACGTTTGGCTGGGCAAAAAGAGGCGGAGAAAGGCAAGCGGATTGCCGGATATGCCTTTTATGGAAGTTTGATTGCCGGTATTCTGCTCGCCCTCGTTGCTTTTTTGGCGATTAACCCGATCACGCGGCTGTTGGGTGCGGATGCAGCTACTTTTGATTACACGAGAACCTATGTGATCACTCTTTTTGCGGGTGGATTCACCATTGTGCTGAATTTTGCCTTGGAACAACTTGTGCGCTCGGGAGGTGCCTCCAAAGAATCGATGTATGGAATATTTATCAGTACAGCCCTCAGTTTGATCTTTGATCCGCTCTTCATTCTAGTGCTGAATTGGCATGTGGCTGGCGCCGCACTGGGTATGATTGTAGCGAATATGGGTTCCGCCATTTATTACATCTATTTCTTGGAGAAGAAAAGTGAGCATCTCAGAGGATTTTTGCGCTATTTCAAGATCTCCTTCAAAGACAAAGTAGAAATTTATAAGATAGGTGTGTCTGAGTTATTTCAGGCTGCTTTCATCATTGTCACTACCCTGTTATTGAATAACTTCTCCATGGAATATGGGGACAGCGTGGTAGCTGGATTTGGGGTAGCATTAAGAATTGTTCAGGTACCAGAATTTCTGTCGATGGGCTTATTCCTGGGCCTGATTCCGCTCTTTGCCTTTAATTTTGCCAGTAAGAACCTAGCCAGACTTCACTCAGGCATTACATATGCTTTTGTCTACATCGGAAGCATTTCTATTGTGTTTGTAGGTTTGGTTTATCTTTTCAGAAAAAGCATTATTCATCTCTTCTCAAATGATCCTTCGGTGTTGAGTGTAGGAACCACTATATTAGTGGCTATGCTGATCTCAGCCTTATTTAACGGATTCACCGGTTTATTCACAAGTATCTTCCAATCGACCGGACAAGGGATGGCGACGGGGGTTATGTCGATAACTCAAGGCGTATTGTATATCCCGATGCTTATCGCCTTGCATTACTTCTTCGGCTTGCATGGTGTGATCTGGTCCATGACTGTGACTGAGGTGATTATGAGCATAATGGGACTCACGTTATTTATTATTTTTAATAAAAAACTAAAACATACGAGTAGTGAAGAGGAACCGAAGGGATCGATTGCATCTCCGTCTGTGTAA
- a CDS encoding LacI family DNA-binding transcriptional regulator translates to MDVNIKDIARISGVGISTVSRVINNKGLVSKATREKVLNVVKEYNYVPNSNARNLKTTQSKNIALMVKGITNPFFANMIREIERQVNLRGYPFLIHQVEDGTDEITAAVQLVKEKNLCGIIFMGGTYNHSEEKFRQLNIPFVLTTITTTQEVDPDLFSSVIINEFKEAYKATNYLISLGHTNIGFLAKSPLLIETTGNRRFLGYKQALEEHNLPYDSQLVEDCEYSPSSGFNATRRLLNKNKGVTAIFAASDTIAMGSAKAVLTAGLSIPDDISIIGFDGIEMAEYYHPSLDTISQPGTEMALSSVGVLFDLISKRSGNQHIVYDAVLLKRGSCKMINTH, encoded by the coding sequence GTGGACGTAAATATTAAGGATATCGCGCGGATTTCCGGTGTCGGCATCTCAACGGTTTCCAGGGTAATCAACAATAAGGGACTGGTAAGCAAGGCCACACGAGAGAAAGTTCTGAATGTGGTCAAGGAATATAATTACGTTCCCAATTCCAATGCGCGGAATTTAAAAACTACCCAATCTAAAAATATTGCACTCATGGTCAAGGGGATTACCAATCCCTTCTTCGCCAACATGATCAGGGAAATTGAACGTCAGGTCAACTTACGGGGTTACCCCTTTCTCATCCATCAAGTTGAGGACGGAACGGATGAAATTACAGCAGCTGTGCAGTTGGTTAAGGAAAAAAATCTTTGCGGAATTATCTTCATGGGCGGTACCTATAATCATTCCGAAGAGAAGTTCAGACAACTGAATATTCCTTTCGTGCTGACGACGATTACCACCACCCAAGAGGTTGACCCTGACTTATTCTCAAGTGTCATTATCAATGAATTTAAGGAGGCCTACAAGGCCACCAATTATTTAATCTCACTTGGTCATACGAATATTGGCTTCCTGGCGAAATCACCGTTACTGATTGAAACTACAGGTAATCGCCGATTCCTGGGTTACAAACAAGCGTTAGAGGAGCATAATCTTCCTTACGATTCTCAACTGGTGGAAGATTGTGAATACAGCCCAAGCTCGGGGTTTAATGCTACACGAAGACTGCTCAACAAGAACAAGGGAGTAACGGCTATTTTTGCAGCATCTGATACGATTGCCATGGGCTCGGCCAAGGCTGTGCTTACCGCTGGCCTGTCTATTCCCGATGATATCTCGATCATCGGCTTTGATGGCATTGAGATGGCTGAATATTATCATCCTTCTCTCGATACGATCAGCCAACCGGGCACAGAAATGGCTTTATCCAGCGTGGGTGTCCTTTTTGACCTGATTTCCAAACGCTCAGGCAACCAGCATATTGTCTATGATGCAGTATTGCTCAAACGAGGTTCCTGCAAGATGATCAATACTCATTAG
- a CDS encoding endospore germination permease, translating to MGLEKDRISTSQMVILGLFTFIGDMALVYPTTMTSGAKQDAWIAALISIPLGLALVKLMITLANIDPNKNIIELSLQILGKWVGGAVALYYLFFFLLAASTYVREIEDFMCTQIYERTPGEVIRFMAIVLLVYGLHLGLETLGRAAQLFFPLFAIFLMSLLLLLFPQVQLDRLYPILNTPLPDMLHTIMFGVFYPFGELCVFFMVYPYARKHSKTSRDIFIALFLGAVGLNLILFLSLTVLGVFSSEHQFYASYILAQRINIANFLQRIEAFMAITWIISTYFKTALYFYAFTLGTAQLLKLKSHRPLIFPVGFLIFGLTQLIAKDIIFYIKEIPVYWVDWDFTYAFVLPLMMLIVYHIRKRLATNSS from the coding sequence ATGGGTCTGGAGAAAGATCGGATCAGCACAAGTCAAATGGTTATACTCGGTCTGTTCACATTCATTGGGGATATGGCACTTGTGTATCCTACGACAATGACAAGTGGAGCCAAGCAAGATGCATGGATTGCGGCTTTGATTAGTATTCCACTCGGTCTGGCACTCGTTAAGCTGATGATAACTCTGGCCAACATTGATCCAAACAAAAATATTATCGAACTGAGCCTGCAAATTTTGGGGAAATGGGTCGGAGGGGCTGTGGCTTTGTACTATTTATTTTTCTTCCTGCTTGCGGCCTCTACCTATGTCAGAGAAATTGAAGATTTTATGTGCACACAGATTTACGAAAGGACACCAGGCGAAGTCATCCGTTTCATGGCTATTGTCCTGTTGGTATACGGCTTGCACCTTGGCCTGGAAACATTGGGCCGGGCAGCCCAGCTTTTTTTCCCTTTGTTCGCAATATTCCTGATGAGTCTGCTGCTTCTGCTGTTTCCGCAAGTCCAATTGGACCGCTTGTACCCCATCCTTAACACACCCTTGCCTGACATGCTTCACACCATTATGTTTGGCGTTTTTTATCCTTTCGGAGAACTTTGTGTGTTTTTCATGGTATATCCCTATGCCCGGAAGCATAGCAAAACAAGCCGGGATATTTTCATAGCCTTGTTCCTCGGGGCGGTTGGACTAAACCTCATTTTATTCCTTTCCCTTACGGTCTTAGGTGTTTTTTCCTCGGAACATCAATTTTACGCATCTTATATCCTGGCTCAAAGAATTAATATTGCCAATTTCCTGCAACGGATTGAAGCTTTTATGGCTATCACATGGATTATCAGCACCTACTTCAAAACAGCGCTCTATTTCTACGCATTTACTTTGGGTACAGCCCAACTGTTAAAGCTCAAAAGCCACCGCCCCCTGATTTTCCCTGTCGGGTTTCTGATTTTTGGGCTTACCCAATTGATTGCTAAAGACATTATTTTCTATATCAAAGAAATCCCTGTCTACTGGGTGGATTGGGATTTCACCTATGCTTTCGTTCTGCCGCTCATGATGTTAATTGTTTATCATATCAGGAAACGGCTTGCTACCAACTCTTCATAA
- a CDS encoding sugar phosphate isomerase/epimerase translates to MQDTLRIGTLVRGGEALRVIPQIVQHGFESFNLNFWQNTGDTNLVETAAQLREMAAEHDFVISSVGVYGNPLAGTGDHADTLASWERLIDHAHLFGTDLVCGFTGRLPGMSIDESLPKFAEIFGELSKRAADRGVRIAFENCAMGGNWQTGEWNIAHNPTAWEKMFNAVPADNLGLEWEPCHQMIALIDPIPQLRKWMDKIFHVHGKDATIAWDIVKEYGIHGPKQYVWDRTPGFGDTNWVDIITILRQAGYKGTIDIEGFHDPVYRDELEMTGQVHALNYLKHCRGGSFVPNPL, encoded by the coding sequence ATGCAAGATACATTGAGAATAGGTACTTTAGTACGAGGCGGAGAAGCGCTCAGAGTCATTCCGCAAATTGTTCAGCATGGTTTCGAATCGTTCAACTTAAACTTTTGGCAGAACACTGGTGACACAAATCTTGTAGAGACGGCTGCGCAATTACGAGAAATGGCCGCTGAGCATGATTTTGTAATCTCTTCGGTTGGGGTGTATGGTAATCCGCTCGCAGGTACAGGTGACCATGCCGATACTTTGGCCAGTTGGGAGCGTCTGATTGATCATGCACATTTATTCGGCACGGATCTGGTATGCGGATTTACCGGACGGCTGCCTGGGATGTCGATTGACGAGTCGCTACCTAAATTTGCAGAGATATTCGGTGAACTGTCAAAAAGAGCAGCTGACCGAGGAGTTAGAATTGCTTTTGAGAATTGTGCCATGGGAGGAAACTGGCAAACTGGTGAGTGGAACATCGCCCACAACCCTACAGCTTGGGAGAAAATGTTCAACGCTGTTCCGGCCGACAATCTGGGTCTGGAATGGGAACCTTGCCATCAGATGATCGCACTGATTGATCCGATTCCACAGCTGCGCAAATGGATGGACAAGATATTCCATGTACATGGCAAGGATGCCACCATCGCTTGGGATATTGTCAAGGAATATGGCATTCATGGTCCAAAACAGTATGTTTGGGACCGGACACCAGGCTTTGGCGACACCAACTGGGTCGATATCATCACCATTTTGCGCCAGGCCGGCTATAAAGGCACCATCGACATCGAAGGTTTTCATGATCCTGTCTACCGGGACGAGCTAGAAATGACCGGTCAGGTCCATGCGCTGAATTATTTGAAGCACTGTCGCGGGGGTAGCTTTGTACCTAATCCGCTTTAA
- a CDS encoding carbohydrate ABC transporter permease: MHNSKIKQDSGSTVIKFFSYIFITIFALICVFPFVLMISSSFMNEQEIVREGYKLLPKEFSFKAYEMLLNNSTKLVDAYQVTIFITVVGTVLGLFMMSMAGFVLNRKDFKYRNFFSFLIYFTTLFSGGLIPTYILMVKHLHLKDNLFAMILPAVVGAWSIFLMRNFMKAIPDSLYESATIDGAGDFRIYWRIFIPLAVPSLATIGLFSALGFWNEWYNGMLYISDSTKYPLQYFLQRMVSQTNLQSLINSGAVINTADLPTQSIKMATAVLATGPIILLYPFVQRYFVTGLTIGAVKG, from the coding sequence ATGCATAATTCAAAAATAAAACAGGATTCTGGAAGTACCGTCATTAAGTTTTTCAGTTATATTTTTATCACTATCTTTGCGCTGATCTGTGTGTTCCCTTTCGTCTTAATGATCTCCTCCTCTTTTATGAACGAGCAGGAAATTGTCCGCGAGGGCTACAAGCTACTGCCCAAAGAATTTTCCTTTAAAGCTTATGAGATGCTGCTGAACAACTCCACCAAACTGGTAGATGCTTATCAGGTCACTATTTTTATCACCGTAGTGGGTACTGTACTTGGGCTGTTTATGATGTCGATGGCGGGCTTCGTTCTCAATCGCAAGGATTTCAAATACCGCAACTTCTTTTCCTTTCTGATTTACTTCACGACGCTCTTTAGTGGCGGCTTGATTCCAACCTATATTCTGATGGTCAAACATCTGCATCTTAAAGACAATTTGTTCGCTATGATTCTGCCAGCTGTGGTAGGAGCATGGTCCATCTTCCTGATGCGTAATTTCATGAAGGCCATTCCGGATTCCCTATACGAATCCGCTACGATTGATGGTGCAGGTGACTTCCGCATCTACTGGAGGATCTTTATTCCTTTGGCGGTTCCCTCACTAGCTACCATTGGTCTTTTCTCGGCACTTGGCTTTTGGAATGAGTGGTATAACGGGATGCTGTATATCAGTGACTCTACCAAATACCCTCTGCAATACTTTTTGCAGCGAATGGTCAGTCAGACCAACCTCCAGTCTTTAATCAACTCTGGAGCTGTTATTAACACTGCTGATCTTCCGACTCAATCCATCAAGATGGCTACAGCGGTGCTGGCTACCGGCCCAATTATTCTCTTGTATCCATTTGTACAGCGCTATTTTGTAACAGGCCTCACCATTGGGGCAGTAAAAGGTTAA